A single Cellulomonas sp. SLBN-39 DNA region contains:
- a CDS encoding CoA-binding protein, translating to MTRSAAPGPIAPGGDAPASGAPVDAPEEDVDAVGALLGTPGTWAVVGLSTNPARAAHGVAAYLRRLGHVVVPVHPDAPVVAGVAGVRRLADLQVRPDVVDVFVNSARAGAVVDEAVAAGARAVWLQLGVRADAAVARARAAGVVVVEDRCPAIEGPRRGLR from the coding sequence ATGACCCGTTCCGCTGCACCGGGGCCGATCGCCCCGGGAGGTGACGCGCCCGCCTCGGGCGCACCCGTGGACGCGCCCGAGGAGGACGTCGACGCCGTCGGCGCGCTGCTCGGCACGCCCGGCACGTGGGCCGTCGTGGGGCTCTCGACCAACCCCGCGCGGGCGGCGCACGGCGTCGCGGCGTACCTGCGGCGGCTGGGGCACGTGGTGGTGCCGGTGCACCCGGACGCGCCGGTCGTGGCCGGGGTCGCCGGCGTGCGCAGGCTCGCGGACCTGCAGGTCAGGCCGGACGTCGTCGACGTGTTCGTCAACAGCGCACGCGCCGGGGCCGTGGTCGACGAGGCGGTCGCGGCCGGTGCGCGCGCGGTGTGGCTGCAGCTGGGCGTGCGCGCCGACGCCGCGGTCGCCCGTGCCCGGGCTGCGGGCGTGGTCGTGGTCGAGGACCGGTGCCCGGCGATCGAGGGGCCGCGGCGCGGCCTCCGCTGA
- a CDS encoding CDP-alcohol phosphatidyltransferase family protein, with amino-acid sequence MSSRVLTVPNIISGTRLLLVPVFAVLVGQGHDAWALVVVAASGASDWLDGVLARRMHQVTRLGQMLDPAADRLFILVTLLALAWRDVVPVWLVLVLVVRDVVLAVMLVVLARAGFAPLPVHMAGKAGTFALLYAFPLLLLSEWPAPVGAVAGVLGWACALWGVGLYWFAGALYLAQAASVLGARTRTA; translated from the coding sequence ATGAGCTCGCGCGTGCTCACGGTGCCGAACATCATCAGCGGGACGCGGCTGCTGCTCGTCCCGGTCTTCGCCGTCCTCGTCGGGCAGGGCCACGACGCGTGGGCGCTGGTCGTGGTCGCCGCGTCGGGCGCGTCGGACTGGCTCGACGGCGTCCTGGCCCGCCGCATGCACCAGGTCACGCGCCTCGGGCAGATGCTCGACCCCGCCGCCGACCGGCTGTTCATCCTCGTCACGCTCCTCGCGCTGGCGTGGCGCGACGTCGTCCCGGTGTGGCTCGTGCTGGTCCTCGTCGTCCGTGACGTCGTGCTGGCCGTGATGCTCGTCGTCCTGGCCCGCGCGGGCTTCGCCCCGCTGCCGGTGCACATGGCCGGCAAGGCCGGCACGTTCGCGCTGCTGTACGCGTTCCCGCTGCTGCTCCTCTCGGAGTGGCCCGCCCCGGTGGGCGCCGTCGCCGGCGTGCTCGGCTGGGCGTGCGCGCTGTGGGGCGTCGGCCTGTACTGGTTCGCGGGTGCCCTGTACCTCGCCCAGGCGGCCTCCGTCCTCGGCGCCCGGACGAGGACGGCGTGA
- a CDS encoding DUF881 domain-containing protein, with translation MSRRHVVAPPRRAADESMTLINAVYERPLDPGYQEAARRKEAGLAPRRTLTATSGLLALALVLGAGGTAAAVALRRPVAAVTEARTLLEEQILARGAQVERLSATNAALNAEISALQTEAARSADPGLLAELQQDAVAAGSVPVQGPGLQVVLTDGTVDTQDPDLRVQDVDLQVLVNGLWAAGAEAVSINGARLTSTSAIRSAGAAVLVDLTPLSSPYTVLAVGDGVDLQTGLARTSAGQHLATLQQRYRIGVDVSVRDDLALPASAQVVLRHARPPEVAPATTPAGPTGTGSPSAARLGPAVPDVASSGRPGGQEQR, from the coding sequence GTGAGCCGCCGGCACGTCGTCGCCCCGCCCCGGCGGGCCGCCGACGAGTCGATGACGCTGATCAACGCCGTCTACGAGCGGCCGCTCGACCCCGGGTACCAGGAGGCCGCGCGCCGCAAGGAGGCGGGCCTCGCCCCGCGCCGCACCCTGACCGCCACCAGCGGTCTGCTCGCGCTGGCCCTCGTGCTCGGCGCGGGCGGGACCGCGGCCGCCGTGGCCCTGCGCCGCCCCGTCGCCGCCGTGACCGAGGCCCGCACGCTGCTCGAGGAGCAGATCCTCGCCCGCGGGGCGCAGGTCGAGCGCCTGAGCGCCACCAACGCCGCCCTCAACGCCGAGATCTCCGCGCTGCAGACCGAGGCCGCGCGCTCCGCCGACCCCGGCCTGCTCGCCGAGCTGCAGCAGGACGCCGTCGCCGCCGGGTCCGTCCCCGTGCAGGGCCCCGGGCTGCAGGTGGTCCTCACCGACGGCACGGTCGACACCCAGGACCCCGACCTGCGGGTGCAGGACGTCGACCTGCAGGTCCTGGTCAACGGGCTCTGGGCCGCGGGCGCGGAGGCCGTCTCGATCAACGGGGCCCGACTGACCTCGACGTCGGCCATCCGTTCCGCCGGTGCCGCCGTCCTCGTCGACCTCACGCCCCTGAGCAGCCCGTACACCGTCCTGGCCGTCGGTGACGGCGTCGACCTGCAGACCGGCCTGGCCCGCACGTCCGCCGGCCAGCACCTGGCCACCCTGCAGCAGCGCTACCGCATCGGCGTGGACGTCTCGGTGCGCGACGACCTCGCGCTGCCTGCGAGCGCCCAGGTCGTCCTGCGGCACGCGCGGCCGCCCGAGGTCGCGCCGGCGACGACGCCCGCCGGTCCCACGGGCACCGGCAGCCCGTCCGCCGCGAGGCTTGGGCCCGCCGTGCCCGATGTGGCATCGTCGGGGCGACCCGGAGGACAGGAGCAACGGTGA
- a CDS encoding small basic family protein, giving the protein MIAVIGLVLGVVAGLLVEPTVPADLQPYLPIAVIAALDALFGGLRAFLDGIFDERVFLTSFLSNVVVAALIVFLGDQLGVGSQMTTAVIVVLGIRIFSNAASIRRHLFKA; this is encoded by the coding sequence GTGATCGCGGTGATCGGCCTCGTGCTGGGTGTCGTCGCGGGTCTGCTCGTCGAGCCGACGGTGCCCGCCGACCTGCAGCCCTACCTGCCCATCGCGGTCATCGCAGCGCTGGACGCGCTCTTCGGCGGCCTGCGGGCCTTCCTCGACGGCATCTTCGACGAGCGGGTCTTCCTCACCTCGTTCCTGTCGAACGTGGTGGTCGCCGCCCTCATCGTCTTCCTCGGCGACCAGCTCGGCGTCGGGTCGCAGATGACCACCGCCGTGATCGTGGTGCTGGGGATCCGGATCTTCTCCAACGCGGCCTCGATCCGGCGGCACCTGTTCAAGGCATGA
- a CDS encoding DUF881 domain-containing protein: MTRPAADEPSARSTATPVPEGATAPADAEAAARGVDPQDDVVPQDDVTPADDRAVADDDLAAADRAGVEAPGLLDGAEPGGPSAAPARPDHVGATTSSAPSDAPADEAAVSSVDGPLPADDPALEDPSPGDARHVVPAPGVAGDAAPPVVTADDARRPGAWATLGRAMRPSTSRGQLLAAALCALLGFALVVQLRQSDESQLGSLRQNDLVRLLDETTTRADELSREAAELERERDDLVSGTDSQQAALDAARRNATTQGILTGRLPAVGPGVRITLTETSGPIRPVTMLHVLEELRNAGAEAIQINETRVVASSAFTGVAGEVVLDGALLEPPYRWLVIGDPDTMATALEIPGGAIAAVRLDGGSGSVEQLEDVEVDAVVDVPEPQYATPVPVEGS, encoded by the coding sequence ATGACCAGACCAGCAGCCGACGAGCCGTCCGCCCGGAGCACCGCGACACCGGTGCCGGAGGGCGCGACGGCCCCTGCGGACGCCGAGGCGGCCGCGCGCGGCGTGGACCCGCAGGACGACGTGGTGCCGCAGGACGACGTGACGCCGGCGGACGACCGGGCGGTGGCGGACGACGACCTGGCGGCGGCGGACCGCGCGGGCGTCGAGGCCCCGGGCCTGCTCGACGGCGCCGAGCCGGGCGGGCCCTCGGCCGCACCCGCGCGCCCAGACCACGTCGGTGCGACCACCTCCTCGGCACCCTCCGACGCACCCGCGGACGAGGCAGCCGTCTCCTCGGTCGACGGCCCCCTGCCGGCGGACGATCCCGCCCTGGAGGACCCCTCCCCGGGCGACGCCCGGCACGTGGTCCCCGCGCCGGGCGTCGCCGGGGATGCCGCCCCGCCCGTGGTCACGGCCGACGACGCGCGGCGGCCCGGTGCGTGGGCGACGCTCGGACGTGCCATGCGCCCGTCGACGAGCAGGGGCCAGCTGCTCGCGGCGGCGCTGTGCGCACTGCTGGGGTTCGCGCTGGTGGTCCAGCTGCGCCAGTCCGACGAGTCCCAGCTGGGCTCGCTGCGGCAGAACGACCTCGTGCGGCTGCTCGACGAGACCACGACCCGCGCCGACGAGCTCAGCCGCGAGGCGGCGGAGCTCGAGCGGGAGCGCGACGACCTGGTGTCGGGCACCGACAGCCAGCAGGCGGCCCTGGACGCGGCGCGGCGCAACGCGACCACGCAGGGGATCCTCACGGGGCGGCTGCCGGCCGTGGGTCCTGGCGTGCGGATCACGTTGACGGAGACCAGCGGGCCGATCCGTCCGGTGACGATGCTGCACGTGCTGGAGGAGCTGCGGAACGCGGGTGCGGAGGCCATCCAGATCAACGAGACCCGGGTGGTGGCGAGCAGCGCGTTCACGGGCGTCGCGGGGGAGGTCGTCCTGGACGGCGCGCTGCTCGAGCCCCCCTACCGGTGGTTGGTGATCGGCGACCCGGACACGATGGCCACGGCGCTGGAGATCCCCGGGGGCGCGATCGCCGCGGTGCGCCTCGACGGCGGCAGCGGATCGGTCGAGCAGCTCGAGGACGTCGAGGTCGACGCGGTCGTGGACGTGCCCGAGCCGCAGTACGCGACCCCCGTGCCGGTCGAGGGCTCCTGA
- a CDS encoding FHA domain-containing protein, with protein MSDDQYAPLPVHRAEGPDTTMVFGAIGAVDAEIPAAAGLSAAEAAAVAALPPTSALLVMQRGPSAGARFLLDAERTTAGRSTQADIFLDDVTVSRKHAEFVRDGGTFVVRDIGSLNGTYVNRTRIDQAALRAGDEVQIGKFRMTFHPSPHRGA; from the coding sequence ATGAGCGACGACCAGTACGCCCCGCTGCCGGTGCACCGTGCCGAGGGGCCCGACACCACCATGGTGTTCGGTGCGATCGGCGCGGTCGACGCCGAGATCCCGGCAGCGGCCGGGCTGAGCGCGGCCGAGGCCGCTGCCGTCGCGGCGCTGCCGCCGACGTCCGCCCTGCTCGTGATGCAGCGCGGCCCGAGCGCCGGGGCGCGGTTCCTGCTCGACGCGGAGCGCACCACGGCGGGGCGCAGCACGCAGGCCGACATCTTCCTCGACGACGTCACGGTCTCGCGCAAGCACGCCGAGTTCGTGCGTGACGGCGGCACGTTCGTGGTCCGGGACATCGGCTCGCTGAACGGCACGTACGTGAACCGCACCCGGATCGACCAGGCCGCCCTGCGCGCCGGCGACGAGGTGCAGATCGGCAAGTTCCGCATGACGTTCCACCCGAGCCCGCACCGCGGTGCCTGA